The sequence CGAGAGTGCGTACTCCTCTGCGACCACAATCCCAACAAAAGAGGACTATGGGATTGCGACATGTAGCTAAACGGTGACCCTCCTGGGCACAATTCCTGCAAGCAAGACTGAAGTTCGGCACCATTGACCTGTTCCCCACTCGAGGAACTGATTGTAAAACTGTGGCTGGGGTGGGTGGTCGTCTGGCCGGTCGTGTGAAATTCTGTTGACCTATTGGTGATGCTCCTGCATACGCTGGGATCTCGTACTCGTTCCTTCTAGGCGCTGGTTGTGGTTCGGCCAACATTCTGGCATGGCTTCCTGTGCTCCGATCGCGGGTGACCTCGTAATTTACCGCTAAAGTGGTAAGTTGCTCCAAAGTGGTGAAGTCGTGCCTCCTTGCGTACATGTGGTACTCCGGTTGGAGATTTTCATAGATCCGGTCCAACTTCTGCTCCGCATTATACCCCGCTCTGTGCATCATGAGTCTGATGTTGACTAGGTATTGTTTGAAAGTCTCTCCCCGTCGCTGATCTCTGGTGCGGATCTCATCCTCGAGTCGCTGAAAGTACctgggtggcagaaagaagTCAAGAAACGCCTTCTTGAAGTTCGTCCAAGATTTTCCTAGCAGCTGGCTTGTCCGAAACCAGTGCTCAGCTGTATCCGTCAAAAGACCAGGGATGGCCTGCGGCATCTTCTCCACGTCAACTTCGTGTGCGGTGGCTCGTTCCTCGAGGTGTTGGATGAAGGTTATGGGGTCCGTGGTCCCGTCAAAAGTGATTCCCCAATTCTTCAGCTTTTCCGCTAGCGTGGCTGCGGACATCTCTGATTTCCTGGGAAAAATATCCCGCTTGACCGGATGGATCTCCGTGTCTCCGACTACATCGGCGGCACCTCGGCCTTCCAGTGCTGGCACCTGAAGCTGTGTTGGACCCGGTGGGTGTGTGTCGGTGAACGCTGCTTCCTATCCGTTAGGGCGGCTGTAATTTCCGCTTCGCAATCCTGTAGCCGCTCGGCTATCTCCAGCACGTGGTCGTCCCGATTATTAAAAGCAGACAGCCGGCTCCTCATTTCCTCAACTGTTCCGGTTGCTTCCAAGGAAAACTCCTTCAGAATCGCCTCCAATTCCCGCTTCCGGAGATACGAAATCCAACGCGCCCCCATATTGCTGTGAAATAATAGTTAACTGGCAAACGACAGGAAAAGTTTCGATAGGACGAGAGAAATTCTTGGACGAGGGTCAAACGATGTTCGAACTGGTTAAAATCttcattgaaaattttattttatttgtcacCAAGAATTCACTGAATTCCCACGTGCAACGATGGTGACCACAATCCGATGTCAAACGACGATTTAATTCCTAAATTTTCTCGACGGTGATTAAATTTTGTTCGACGACGatgtagttttaaatttttccacgaCGATGTCTTTGAGAGCTGCCGATGCACGTGTTGATTCGGCGATGGTTATATGAGAAGCCCCCAACGATGTGATCCCGTTGCCTGTACTTGATCGACTCCTGCTCGTGTGAGAGGGACGACGATGAGagtgaaaaagaaaaaaacaaaatggctgCGCTGTAGGGAGTATACGTTAGCTTTTCCCTACCTCGTTCTTTCGAAACTCTCGTGACCTGAGTTGGCTAGCCTAGAgggctctcgctctctctctctttccgaTTATCTGCCTGTATGTGTTTCGTCCTCACTTGATTTGCTGGCCACGTGAGCTTGGAACAAAGAATCTCTTATTTTAGGTTATGTACTTTGCTCTGCTTAGAAATACATGTATGTGTGTCTGCGTGCGTTAGAAATTTCTCGCTGTGTGTGGGTATACTTTTGTATAAGTTCTCCCGAATGCCATGTGCTCTGCTTAAAttctaagtttttttttctgaggtTATGTTCGATGCGttggtatatttttgaatatatatatattttcctgTTTCCTGCCCTAGAAATTTTTGTGTCCCTCGATATATGACTCTCCTTACGTTCCGACTTAAAAATGTCGCTTCTAAGTGACTGaaccgaaaattttcaaactCTGTACACAGATGGGTATTTAGGCCATATTTAGGTCGTCTAAAATTTTCGTAAACCCCATTTCCCTGTTCGGGCTCCATTCTGTAAAGAAGTCTCGTAGGCTGGGATATACTCAGTCCCGCCAGGGTCTCTTttccgaaaatatttgtaaagatatgggacaaaaaggtctaagacgaaaatcggttggctggcgtgagatgtagagtgccagccaccggggtacggagtgagagaaacagtttattcggtgtctgtagcagagtgaaaagcgtcagcggtaacgcgcatttgggcctggctcatagcattcgctacgagaaggccgagagagaggggatcgattatggggacaacttttccctagggcagaatttatggcctaaaatctaggcatttgtctggaaatattcatatttatgcgtggccagcttgattggattttttttccctacgagttgcattaaaatcaggcgagaaatacttttattggggtatttttattgattcatttgtaactcgagtttctactttattttgttttcccagtgtaGTCGGGCACGAGTTGGCTCAATACAGCCGGCAGTgataaaagaagaagaataaattttcctttgggtgtggcagtgcgtagtatttttaatatctgagaaatatttttatttaattaatgagcaacgggtttcctaaagttgggtccacccctttctctcggtgtagtcagctcggaaatcaaatcagaaatcaaagtagtcaaagggaaaaagaacaacatggcaacaacatgtgttcagatatgtaagaaaatattctttatttaaattcttggttcatgtttttttttctcagtgctcgcaattaacgggttaggttaggtcatggtttataaattctagCCTACTCTGGGCGAAACCGCATCGAGGCCTTCGAGAAATTTCTCATTGCACGGGACTCTCGCTGGCCAAAACGCGGTTCACTCCACTCACTCACCCGTCTCgctctcacgcacacacacacgcgtgacTCCGGGTGCTCCGCCGCTGGTCCTGGGCCGGCACGACCTCGAGGTCGTCTAGGTAAACGCCTTCCTGGGTCACTTGGCATCAGGCCGAAGGCAAAAGACTCCTGTTGTCCACATAAATTTGCTCTgatcgcacttctgatcccgtgcgccgcctttgcaagagtcccctgcttctcgcacttctggtccggtgcgccgcgttttccaaaagtcacctgctcgcacttctggtccggtgcgctgcgttttccaaaagtgaactgctcgcacttctggtccggtgcgccgcgttttccaaaagagagacctgtttctgatcccgtgcaccgaaTTTGCAAAAATactcctcgcacttctgatcccgtgcacctccttttccaaaagagagctcctgtttctgatcacgtgcaccgcctttgcaaaaatgactcctcgcacttctgatcccgtgcaccgccttttccaaaagagagctagttaagctttgccgccgcgttttgttcaagttttcggctgctctgggttttttccacttgtcgaagtttcggtactccttttctctcgctcttcccttggcgcgtgccaattttcgggggttgttttcctcctcgatcgcatgtcctctctcgcttgctcctgtgcggcgctgcacttatcgtggtgaatatttcgttgctctcctggtgtgtgtgtgtgtgtggctactgctgatgtgagaacggagggggaaaaggtaaacagaacctatcgcttaggctgagctaaaataattattgtgtatcaatataactacaaatcttatgattattggctaagcttatatattaaatgcactatacagtgtttttttttacaaagttattcgcgagggttttgtttgctgttggcgctggcgatgttgtagctgctagctggcgttgttgttggcgctggcgggcgatgctgttggcgctggcgatgttgtagctgctagctggcgatgttgttggcgctggcggccgatgctgttggctctggcgatgttggtggcgctatttgtgaggggtcaaacgactcctcacaaagtccaaggatacccccaaggatgccccaaggatactacggaaggagtccaaggatacctccaaggatgaccaaaggatactacgaaaggatcccaaggatacccccaaggattcccaaaggatactacgaaaggagtccaaggatacgtCCAAAGATTCCCAAAaggtactacgaaaggagtccaaggatacctccaaggatgaccaaaggatactacgaaaggatcccaaggatacctccaaggatgcccaaaggatactacgaaaggagtgaaaggatacgtccaaggatgcccaaaggatactacgaaaggagtccaaggatacctccaaggatgcccaaagggtactacgaaaggattccgaggatacctccaaggatgcccaaaggatactacgaaaagagtccacggatacctgcaaggattcccaaaggatactacgaacaaattccaaggatacctccaaggattcgaaagggatactacaaatcgactccaaggatactacagggcatctacaaaggcgcaatgaaacacataaaggacatcaggagaacgttaagaacacaaagggagcgaaccagagcgtctaaggtctcgattgggactgatcggaggaaggaaaaacacgcatcaaaagtctgccgaaggaagggggaagacggcacagagcagagagctgtaccgtagatctgggtagtaagaaggagaggccgatggaaatagcgggattgagcaaagaggaaggctcggaaccgaggtgtcattaaagggagcccaggctccagctgAACAATCAAAATCGACGAGCATCATGAGCACTCGCATAACCaggagcgaagcgcgcaaaatgatggctgcccaccagccgtccggaggatctagcccggggcaaggatggtcgacagccgggcctacccgaacctcgcggcggatctccgggcggggcgtccccgagccggtcatcagctccgacagcgacgtcgagttggtggaggacCCGCGGGTGGAGCAACGGCGATGGCGGTTTCCCAAAGCGGTCAACCGGGCCGACGGacgcatcccgactggcgaGGCGGAGGTGGAGTGGGCTAGCGAAGAgccgccccaggaccagctgGCTCCCAGTAGCCATGCCGAGGCTGTGGTAGCGGCTACGTGGGAGTTTCGACGAAAGTGCGTGGCGCGAAGGCGGAGTGAGGAGCGGCGGTgaaaggagatggaggagtcgccggagtggcaggcccaactgcggatggccgaggaggaggagcagcagctgtgggaaaacccggggtacccacccacgccgaggtatgcgcccgagccctgcatcccgccgcaagaagtggcagacgaCTGGGCGTCCtcacctccgcggtggctgccctAAATAccgcccacaccgcggtacgaggggtcaccacagtggacgccagcacgaccgcccacgccgaggttcgagcagccaccaccgcagaagcagccaccacagcagcagcagctcgagcgcgagcagccaccaccgcagcagcagccaccacagcggcagcagctcgaacgcgagcagccaccaccgcagcagcagccaccgcagcagcagcagctcgaacGCGAGCAACCACcatcgcagcagcagccaccacagcagcagccaccaccgcagcagcagccaccacagcagcagccaccactacagcagcagccaccaccgcagcagcaacacatccggacggacataccggcacccggacgttcgtggccgaatGAGTTAGGTGGCGACAGCAGACGGTTGTCTGGACCTAGCCGGAGGGACCCGTAGAGGAGACGGCAGCGACGGAGGAGCCCCGAATCTGGGAAGAAAGTGGTCCCCGGGTGAACCCGCTGGATCCCaggacccgtggcagaccggagtgggcaccaccgacaccgagcaccggaccaacaacgccaaggacagggccatcGACGCCAATGCCTACCGGGAGCGCGACAGTAACCGCGGAGCCTCTGGAGCGAGTACCCtggcctgagcccgtggaaaacggccgtcctccgctcaagcggcagcactgggcgcccgaagtgtccgaggtggtgaCACGGCCGAaattgtcgcggacggtgtcggcgccggagggccagcgatggcgagagatcgcggAGCATGAGTGGtccgaagggatcgcggaggcaccggtggtacaggaggctcgcatcctgggcggcaggcgcagcgtgcgcgtatggagagaggggcgcgcgttccgcgtccggttggggctggcgggcacgagagtgttcgaggagcggccgaaataaaatttgaataaaatgaaaaaaaaaaaaaaaggatctctccactctgggtccaaagtccgtgcctcctggttgacccacttgtccttcacgtaccgcttccaatagatgctccgcccactgctgccactCCGCTGATTGCCGTtctgcttgtggcacgcctgtgtgccgctccactgccgagatgtggcacttcctctcccggtccaaagttcacgggagagtccaaagtccggtggagttccgttatcctgttttgcacacggcactcttgccttgcccgcgaagtctccattctctctcgttcaacatgcttggtctccaaactctctcgctctccgtccttggtctccaaactctctcgatctccatccttggtctccaaactctctcgatctccatccttggtctccaaactctctcgctctccatccaagtctccaaactctcctcgccgcgccgttactacgcgaattcgccgcgtaactggtaagcggccggccatctgctgctgcatctatttgtggggagttattcaactcctcacattccccccttacttcgggaaacatttgtcctagccttcgagtcattgtgattcccgcggcgctccctcgatgctccctcgacgctcttaactcccttgagcttctacagcgctgatcatcctcctcgtagcaactttaaatctcccgcgccgatgtTTCCTGTGtctccactgggacatcgatactcatgggctatcgatcccagCTCGGTGCTcgttgctgcgtctcactcctttccatgtttcctccgcctggtcacaccattcgtgcgtgatcgatatttattcgcatatcgataccgacggtgcggcgttgccacctgcacgtttgcgatatttccaccttggccgatatttccattgtcgtgtgcccatcgatcgcactatcgtccagtgccaatcgatcgcctatcgaggcgcccccttccctggctcgtggtgattttgcaactttcataggtatgtaagtttcttttgcatttccttcactcctttttatctcatcctttcgtcctctctcgcccttcactcgtcttctgttggcagcttttgagagcgggtgcggagaggacttcgcattcgcttcgcaaccaggacagcaggtaagtatttatgatgtccgtttctctttcctgcattaagccccctttaaatttcaggttgctggtgcggcccatgcatgccccgttatttttcttgtttttagtcaactgttggtgtggtgcgtgtttctgtttttttttttttttttgtgaccagctggctacggtgtagatctgattctgcaccgtcctccccttttcctcgggtaacaactagacgagctcgtccggcgcattccgtatagaatctccggatgctgcggtgtatgtctggactgcgcgtcttgtgttgcttgtctccttccgcgcatactctcttctacgttacccgtatccttgtgccgttttgtaagtgtcccttccacctggcgttatcgcggatgactctggcaactgcccgacgctgaatcctgttgccttgcggtcgggatcaccttccatccctatccacgtccttgacctttctgcgtggcgtgtggatgactctcgcttcggcctgacgcataatcctttggcctcgcagtctggattaACGAGAAacccttatccatgtccttgtgctatcctgattgtcctttccgtgtggcgtatggatgactctcgcttcggcctgacgcctaatcctgtcgcctcgtacccgttgttagacatctgacgtttctgctgtctgctcgtttggttgttgcttgagctcgccaacgtgaactgacttttcttttttcgactgtgtgtggcgaattttgcagatcactggagagacgaaatctacgacctggtaagggccatcgtacctcggggctagttttgcagcgaatccttcggccgctttggacaggtgatgttccttggcccacactatgtcgcccaccgctggtgaccattgcctccttctcagattgtagtgtatggcttggtcctgggacgccttttccatatttcgccgcacgatctcgaatacctctcttagtttgttggaattttcctcaggggtctccgtagctcgtccagtgcctagggtttccttatcctATAGGCTGCTGCGTCtacccttccctgggtaagaaacgccggtggattccgatgtgctcgtgttcacagctagcataatctccggccacttctcgtcccagtttctctggtcctgccctgcgaactgcgcaatcatggtcttgaccgttctgttcgctcgctcggtcggattttcttgtggtgtgtatggtgcggtgaactgttgtctgatacccatctcagacagaaaactcttgaagatacggcttgtaagctgcactccgttgtccgttatgaccaccttcgggaccccgtaccttgcgactatgcgctccctaaacgccttcttgagcgactctgctgtcgcactgcgtaggggcaccagttccgtatatttcgaaaacctgtctatcatgaccagcaggattttggttcccgtgcttagatcttggtaggggtccaacgaagtctgcacataccgttcccatggttcctccggcacttggctCAATttcttcccggccgcctgcatctgattgggcttaaaccgcaagCAAATCTTGCATTTTcgtgcatgcctggccagtagtatcgggctgccaaccgtgcaattgtccttcggcttcctacgtgtcccgcagacggtgcgtcgtggttctccctcaacactgcttctcgtagcgactttgggacgcacatcttccatgacgcgacgtcttcactgcctgctcggtgaggtatgtttctgtatagtgtctcaccatcaataacatagtccgggtacttctgcggctgggtctttatcttttcgcccatgtcctggATCCAGCTGCATCCTCCTGAAGCtgtagttgccgatgcctcttttaaaaCTCATAGTgtttccggtagtggttgtcttgataatgcgtcggccaccacgtttagctgaccctttctgtacgctatctcaaagtcgtactgttgtagctccagggcccatctggcgatccttcctgaagggctttctatgctgttgagccaccaGGGCCATTTGGTCgattactaccttaaagtggtaaccttccagatatggcctgagcttccggatcgcccagacgatcgccaaacactctttctccgttgtcgagtagttcttttccgcgccgttcagtgttcggcttgagtaggagattactctttcgcccttttcggtgtcctgggtcagtatcgctccgatgccgtagtcgctggcgtctgtttgcaggatgaaagttctgaAGTCCGGGCAAGCTCCGggcttaacctcctcaaacgccatctggtgctctggtgtccactcccacttactgcctttgcgcagcaggtcgttcaggggtttgacgattctggaaaaatctggtacaaatcggcggtaccacgacgctactcctaggtattgccgaagttctttgacggtcgatggcggttccagttcggctatggcggctactttttctggatctgatcctattccctcgcttgtcactcgatgtcccaggtacagtagttcctttttaaagaattggcatttttttggattcagcctcaggtttgcctcttttagacgccggaacacttctctcaggtttcttttgtgttcttccagcgtgcgaccgatcactattatgtcatcctggtaagcgaatgcgtgaggtgacatctcggggccaattacttggtccaaaactcgctgaaacgttgccgacgccgagtgaagtccgaacggcattaccctccactgaaacagacctttgcctggtaccgtgaacgccgtatactgcctgctactctcttccagtgggatttgccagtatccatccttcaggtccaaactgctgatgtaccgcgcttcccttagttggtccaggatgtagtttatgcgaggcattgggtaggcatccttaactgacttcgcgttgatctgcctgaagtcgacacacagtctccacttgcctgtcttctttttcaccatcacgatgggggagctgtaagggctttttgaatgctctatgaaccccatttggagaagctcgtccacctttgcgttgatttccccttgagtttttgggttctttgggtagtatctctgcatGATTGGCTTAacgtccttcattttgatctggtgttctgccagattcgatgttcccgacattgtgctgaagtctgccagctctgtttcaaggaatgctgtagtatcgtccaactcgtctacttgttgaacgactgctactgatagcttctcctcgagccatccattgtgtcggttcctggttggtattattatctcatgtccagcacaccttatctcgcttccgacttgtttcaggaagttccatcccaacatcCTTGGATCCTCGggcactaatggatccactactccgggtaaaaccaacaggctcatggtcacttgtttgtggtcccgaatttgacctccacctcgagctgcgcatcaattccgccgcaccttccatctgccaacctaacttgccgtctcgtccttgtaatccttcctagagcagcaatattgtccgccaattcttcgctgacgaagcttgccgttgctccggtgtcgattgtggctttgtagctgttcccaccagtcatcacagctgcggacaactgctgctcctcctcgattagcttgcccgttagtttggagtggcattgtgcgatccccgctcgcctctctgcggcggagatcgctggccatttcccgatcgttggcagcaatcgacgctcctatccagcaaaacagcagccgctggtttcgacatcctctagcccagtgtccgttcccaccgcatttccgacaggcctcctgcgggtctgtgatatgggtggcatcttgtggcctctgtgtgttgcttggcggcctgcacaaggtattgtttggctgtctctgttgctgtgggggtggtgcacaatggcctccgcgtggtgcgtctgttgcctgctgtcgtctggcttggtgtggtgttgacaattggtcgtttcctcgtgtgtcctggttatctacCACCTCGCATCTCatgcatgtcacctgtgttggtgacgccgactttgtctttgagaacttgttctcctgtgcgaagacttcccgttccttttcaagttcttcgtactcatcggctaggatcattagagtgtccaggtccgacactttgtatgctcttaagaacatccgtaggcttggggtgcagttctctttaatgacccttaacgtctctttcgtagaatagctaagtggcctcaccatcgtctgcatgtcgatcatgtagtccttgaacgactcgctcaagccttgcttcctttgccggacctggaccgccagcctggtgaagaaatctcttggcaggaagtatgtgtggaaactttcaatgaattctacccaagttctccactgcttattgtaggcgatgaaccatttcaaagcccttccttttagcaactccggcatcgctcgagggatcatatcaagctccaaaccgtacgtgttggcggaccattctacctgctccaggaactcgaatggtttttccgccccgtcgaacctgaacgaccattcgcggaccttcttagcgacctttgcatagtccgccTGGCTTGGcctcggggtcagcgctgctgcttacttttcttggcttgactctctcctgtgggcctctttttgcatgttgtcaatgctcaggcttgccaccaggttgtccccttcggcggttgttaacgtaatgcttgggccggctctgtcgtagtatgtcgcctccagctcgtcccagatgtcgacgagttgtggatcgttctctgtttcggagtagcaTTCCGATAgcgccttcctcatgtcgtctagcctgccctccagggcgacgttgagcctctgtgcgacatgggcgaagtcttccttcttgaggcggtaaatccccttctttctcatttttattgtgctgttctcactgttgggacaatcacgttgggcgccagatgtaacgaactgatttttatggtctgctcgctacgagattcgtgcggctagctcagtatattgtgtgttggtcccaccaaatttatattaacgtgaccgcccagtagctcattgaggaagcacagaattcacgggttcgtattgggtttattgcgggtatattattacaagtgtcttagtcgcttggttggcctgGACTCgatgcttgtgaccttcggtgcttccgacggtcctgattgactcgacgacctctcgccttgatgactcggtgctcctgtcctgtagctccccgaagatactcgcagctccctgaagatcctcgccgctccctgaagagcctcgcagctccctgaagacgctcgctcgctgatcgcttctcacgcgtgacttggtgactgctggtaccgactcggactcgcgaggggtatcggccgtacgggcttagggaagcgtcaccattctcagactagggtgaacagaagctgcactctccaggatcgctcctttcgacacaccgccgcctgacccttgctctgtcccggatggtcccactgg comes from Drosophila suzukii chromosome Y, CBGP_Dsuzu_IsoJpt1.0, whole genome shotgun sequence and encodes:
- the LOC139353627 gene encoding uncharacterized protein, with product MEESPEWQAQLRMAEEEEQQLGRRLGVLTSAVAALNTAHTAVRGVTTVDASTTAHAERQQLEREQPPPQQQPPQQQQLEREQPPSQQQPPQQQPPPQQQPPQQQPPLQQQPPPQQQHIRTDIPAPGPGGTRRGDGSDGGAPNLGRKWSPGEPAGSQDPWQTGVGTTDTEHRTNNAKDRAIDANAYRERDSNRGASGASTLA